The genomic DNA GCTCATCCGAACCTGGCTGACGCCCGCCGGGGCGGCCTGAAGGCCGTTCGGGCCCATCGGGGCAGCCGAGGCGGCACTGGTTCCGAGCGCGAGGCCACCGAGGACCGAGGCCGCGAGCGCTAGGGTGGTGATCTTCATTCGATGTCTCCTGTACGGGGAAGGAATCCCCTTCGCACAGTGATGCAAGATGAAGATCGCGTCGCAAGTTCCTGATTTCGTGAAAGAAATATCCTTGAGTGCTGGCGACCGCGCGCACTTTTTCGGGCGCCGGAGCAGGGCCCCGCGCCGCGCCCTGGCCGGGCGTATGCCGACCTGTACGGAGGCCCGTCCGGAAAGGTTTCAGCTCGGGCCGGGAAAGGCGCTCCCGCCGTCATGCCGACGGTGGCATGACAGCGGGATCCAGCCCCGACCCTCCATGCGCGGCGTCATGCCAGTTCGAGGGGGCCAGGACGCGCCAATCGGCGCGGATGCGCCGTCCCACCTCGATCCGCACCGTGAACCCCCGTCCATCGAAGAACTCCAGGAGCGGCATGGTCAGGTTGCGGCCGATGCCGGCCGTCTCGCGAAATCGCCCGACCGTCAGCAGGCCCTCGGGATGCTCCCGCGCCACCGCGTCCGCGATGCGCGCCAGTTCGGAGACTGCCTCCGGCAGCGCGTAGTAGTTCTTTGAGACACGCACGAGCCAGCCGAGCCGGCCGACCTTGTCGAGGAGGCGGCGGAGTTCGTCGGGCTGGAGGCCCAGGCGCTCGGCGAGCACGGTGAGGCGGGGCTGGTCCAAGCCCGCCTCCTCCAGCACGGCGCGAACGGTATCGTAGACGACGGCGTCGGCCGGACGCAGGCGCGCCACGTGGCCGGGCAAGTGCAGGAGCGCGCCGCATCGCAGGAGCCGTTCCGTCCGGACGAGGACGTCGAGGGCGGCCGGGAGGGCCGGACGTTCCCCGGCCTCCACCGTCGATGCGATCTCGTCATGAGCGAGCCCGGGGTTGTCGAGCTGCGCCATGTGGGTCCGGGCGAGTTCGGACACCACGCGCGCGGCCAGCGCGGCGATTCGCGAACCCTGGAACGCGAGCCGCGGGCCATCCTCCGCGACGACCGCACCCTCCTCCGCGACGAGGGCGTCAAGCGTCGCCGCGGGCAAATTGCGCAGGCGGGCGAGGCGGGCGAGGTCGACCCCGGGTCCGGAGGTGGCGAGGAGGCCTCGGAGGGCGCGACCGTCATCCACGGTATCGAGCGCCGCGACGACCGCCCGGCGTTCTGGCGTCCAGGCGCCCCGGCGCGGCCCGTCCACGTCGAGCACCCGACCGCCCCCGAGCGTGCGCATCGCCGAGACGTCGCGCAGGACGAAGTGGTCCCCGGCCAGGGCGCCGATCTCGCGGTCGAGCGTGATCACCGCCCGGGCGGTCGCGCCCGGTTCGACCGACCTAGCCTCGGGGAGCAACAACCGTCCCGTCACCGCGGCCGCCCCGAGATGGAGATGCACCGAGGTACGGTGGCGCAGGGGCCGACCCTCGTGCGGCAGCACGCGCACGGAGACGTCGAGGCGGGTCGCCGGGCCGTGCAGGTCCGGCGCCAGGACCCACGTGCCCCGACCCACGTCGTCGAGGGACAACCGGGGACCGGCCAGGTTCAGGGCGCAGCGCTCCCCGGCGCGCGCGGTCTCGGCCACCGCGTCGTGGACGCGCACGCCGCGCACCCGGACCTCGCGCCCGCCAGGCGAGACGAGGAGCCGGTCGCCCACCCTCACCGTGCCCGCGTGCACTGCGCCGGTCACGACCAACCCGGCACCGGGCACGGTGAAGCGCCGGTCGACTGCGAGCCGGAAACCGCGATCCGCCCCTGCTGGGGCGTGGGAGGCCGCCGCGGCCTCCAGCAGGCGGGCGAGGTCGTCGATGCCCGATCCCGTCAGCGCCGAGCAGGCTACGACCGGTGCCTCCGCGAGCCCGGTGCCGGCGAGGAGGGCGTGGATCTCCGCGGTCACCGCCGCGATGCGGTCCGAATCGGCGCGGTCGGCCTTCGTCACCGCGACGACGCCCCGGTCGACGCCGAGAAGGTCGAGGATGGCGACGTGCTCACGCGTCTGCGGCATCACCCCGTCGTCGGCGGCGACCACCAGGAGCGCGCAGGCCACGCCGGTGGCGCCCGCCACCATGGTGCGCACCAGGCGTTCGTGCCCCGGCACGTCGACGAAACCGAGCGGGACCCGCAGGCGACCGTTCCTTGGCGCGTAGGCGAAGCCGAGGTCGAGGGTGATGCCCCGGGCCTTCTCCTCGGGCAGACGGTCGGCATCGATGCCGGTGAGCGCCTTCACCAGCGCGGTCTTGCCGTGGTCGATATGGCCGGCAGTGGCGACGATCATGCGGCCTTCTCGTCCGCGAGAGGTGGCGGCGCGGGAGCCCCCGCGCCGCCTTCCGCCTCAACCCTTAATCCGGGTCTCGGCGAGCTCGGACATGCAGGTGTCGTAGGGCGTGAACTCCACCCGGTCCGACACCGCGAACAGCGTGAAGGGCGAGTACAGGAACAGGGCCTTGGCCTCGTCCTGCAGGTACCGCTCCACCTCGCGCACCACGCCCTCCGTCCCGGTCTCTGGCGTATGCAGGAGCTTGTCGTAGAGGGCGTCGAACCTCGGATCCTCCGGACCCCGGCGCAGGGTCGCGTCCTTCCCGAAGAACTCCCGGTGCACGCAGGCCACCGGATATTGCGGCGTCCAGTCGAAGTACCATTCGAGCTTGACGTCGAAATCCTCCGGCAGGTCGCCCCGGTCGCTGACGAAGCGGCAGCCAAGGCCGACCTTGGCAAGGCACTGGCCGATGGCTTCCACCACGCTCTTCCAGGCGGGCGAGGCGACGAAGACCAGTTCCCGTCCCCTAAGCCCCAGGCCGTCGAACGTGCGCTTGGCACCCTCGGGGTCGTGCGGCATCGGCCTCATGTCCGGGTCCGCGCCGTAGCGGCCGGGCTGGATGAAGGCCGGGATTACCTCGCCGTAGCCGTGCGCCCCGTGCTCCAGCACGAAGGCCTGGTCGATGGCGAGGTTGAGGGCCCGGCGGGCCTCCGGGTTGCGCCAAGGCGAGTCCGGACGGTTCTCGTTGAAGACGCCCGTCAGGATCGTCTTCGCCTTCTTCGTCTGGATCTTGCCCTTGTCGCTTGCCGGGAAGGCATGCGCCTCGTCCGGCGTCAGGTCGAACACCACGTCGACCCGGCCGTCACCGGCCGCCACCGACTTGATGCCCTCGGCCTTGCCGATGACGTTGTCGTAGACGATCCGGACCGTCGGCCTACGGGCCGGGTTCCAGTACGTCGGGTTGGGCTCCATGACCACACGGTCGGAGCGGCTATCGATGAGCGAGACGCCCTCGGTAAGCACGAACGGGCCAGTCCCCCACGGACCAGGCGCGTCGATGACTCACCAATGACCTTCTGCCGAACCCGTCTTCGGGTCGACGAAGCCCCACTCGTTCCAGAACCGCGTCGACGGCAGGTGCATGCCGCGCAGCTTCATCAGCGCCGCGGAGTCCCCGCCGGGGAAGCGCATGCGGATGGTGCGGTCGTCCACCGCCTCGCAAGTCACGTCCCGGGCGAAGTTCAGGAAGGCGCCCGGCGGGTGCGGGTTGGTCCATTCCTGGACCTTGTCGAAGCCGAGCTTGAACATCGCCGCGTTGAAGGGCTCGCCGTCTTGGTAGACCGCGTCCCGCGTCTTCAGTTCGAGGGTCTCCTTGTCGAGCCAGCGCCAGCTCTCGGCGAGGCTCGGCTGGCCGATGCCGTCGTGGTCGACGCGGTTGGCCTCCTCCATGGTATTCCACGTGATGGAAAGCCAGTTCACCGGCGACGGGTCGACCACCGTCACCGTGTTGTGGGATCCCCAGGCCTGGCCGCCCCCCGGATCCCCGGTCGCTTGCGCGTCCATGTCTCCTCCTATGTTCGACCCGCATGGCGCGCGGGCATCGTCCGGCCCATCGCGAGCCGACAAGTTGGAGGGCGCCGGCAATGACGCATGGCCCTCGATAGATCCGCCCGGGTCGCCGGCCATCCCGCCGTCGAACCCACGCAGGAAAAATTCGCCTCCGCAGGGAGCATCGCCGCCTGCACGCGGTGCATCCTCAGTCCGGGTTGTCGTCCCGGGCCATGCCCGTCGCAGCGACGCGGTCGGCGAGTTCCTTCAACTCCTGGCGCAGGTCGGCGAGGTCGCGGTCGCCTAGCCCGGTGCGGCAGACTACGGCCTGCTGAGCCTCCGAGACCCTGACCTCCAACGACCGGCCCGTCTCCGTCAGGGCGACGAGGACGACGCGCCGGTCATCGGCACGGGCGCGAGTGACGAAACCCGCAGCCTCCAGCCGGTCGACCAGGGGCGTGATCGCGCTGGACGTGAGTTGCAGCCGGGTGGCTAGGTCATGCACCGCCGTCACGCCGTCCTGCCAGAGCGCCAGCATGACGAGGTACTGCGGGTAGGTCAGCCCGAGCTCGCCCAGTAGCGGCCGGTAGGCGCGCACGACCGAGTTCGTCGCGGCGTAAAGGGCGAAGCAAAGTTGGTCGTCAAGCCTGAGCCCAGGCTGCTTGGTCGATGTCGCCATTGAGCGGCGCTCCGTTCAGACCTGAATCATTCACGCGTGAACGATGCTGTCAACCCGTCGATTTCCCTGGCCGCATCGGAGAACGACACCGGCGCGCAGGTCGCCCAAATGCGCGGCGATAGGGTCGGCAGGACCGGAAATGGTGAAATTTTGGCACGAGAGAGAAGGGGGGAGGATTAAAGGCCGGCCTGATACGTTTACCTTGCCCCTGAACAGATGCGGCAATGTCGTTGCCGTCTTCTAGTCGGATCCCTTAGTCTAGCCGGCATCAGAAAATGACTTGAAGCAGCTTTAGCTCGCGATGTGACTTGGATGGTACATCGGCGCGGTACGTTATCGTCTAACTTGCGGCGCGATTGGTGTCACGAACAAGAGATTGCTGTGATTAAAAACCTGCTTGGTATTCTGGTTGCGAGCACTGCTCTGACCGGCGCCGCCTCGGCCGCCGACCTGCCGCGCCGCGCCGCCCCGCCGCCGGTGTTCACCCCCGTCCCGGTCTTCACCTGGACCGGTGCCTACTTCGGTATCAACGCCGGCTACGCCTACACCGAGTCGGACACGATCCGGACCGTCGGCATCGGAGCCCTGCAGAGCAACGTGAACAACCTGCTGCGCAGCCCGGCCGTCCGCCTGCCACAGGACGGTTTCTCTGCCGGTGGTCAGGTCGGGTACAATTACCAGTTCACCCCCGGCTCCGGCATCGTCGTCGGTATCGAGGCTGACGCTCAGTACATGGATCTGCAGCGCACCGGCGTGCAGTCGATCTTCCGCCCGGCCTTCAACCCGAACGTCCTGACCAACACGTACCGGACGGACCTGAGCTTCCTCGGCACCGTCCGCGGCCGCGTCGGCTACGCCTTCGACCGGGTGTTCGTGTACGGCACCGGCGGCTTTGCCTACGGCGACGTGACCCAGCGCGTCGGCTTCCAGACCGCCGCGCCGCTGACCTATTTCGGCAGCCGCTCGCGGATGGACACCGGTTACGCCTACGGCGGCGGCATTGAGTACGCCCTGCCCACCGACTCGTTCCTGAACTTCTTCCGGTCGAACGCTGTGACGATCAAGGCCGAGTACCTCCGCTACGACCTCGGCAGCCACAACCTGCTGGTCGGCTCCGTCGGCGGCCCGGGGATCGGCTACATCTCCCGCTTCCGGACCGAGGGCGCCATCGCCCGCGCCGGCCTGAACTTCAAGTTCGGCTCATACTGAGATCCGTCGAGCTGCTCCCGGCCCTGTGCCGGGAGATGCGACGGTGGGCGAGGGGTAGTTGGTCCTCCTCGTCGCCTTCCGCCGCACGAGAGCAGCCCTCCGGCGGACCTTCGTATCACCAGCCCGATCAAACTGGCCGCGAGGTCGGCTACACCCTGGGGGCCCCCACTCCTGGGGTGTTTTTATACCACCACTACCAAGTCGGTGCCGCATATGCCGAACGAGTGCTCGGGAGCCGCTGCGAAGAGCTATGGCCGACCAGTCGCTGTTCGCCTGCTCCAGTTGATCCCGGAGCGTCCGCTTCGTCCGGGTCTGCGCCGGAGAGCGTCTCGGCCGTAAACCACCCTGAACGGCCATCTTGCTTCCGACCCTATTCAGTCGAAAAGCTCGATCCGCCCGTGCCGCGAAAGCAGACACCCCACGCCCAAGTCAGTGCCGACCTGCGGCCGCTAAGCTGGCACGGTCAACGATCTCGATTGCGCCTCGACGAAGTTCGATCAGGCCCGTCTCTGCCCATTGCCCCAGAATGCGGCTGACTACCTCACGAACGCTGCCGACGTCGTCCGCGAGCTTCTGATGGGTCACCGCGGCGACACCCCGCGGATCGGCCTCGGCCAAGAGCCGTTGCGCGAGGCGCTGCTTCAGCGGCGCGAATGCGACCTCGTCGATCAGCGTGAACAGGCCGGACATCAGCCGCGTGTAGTCGTCCATGACGAAGTTGCGGAACGCGGCGCTCTCGCCCATCAGGTGCTGGAACGTGCCCACCGGCAGCGCCGCCAACTCGGTCTTCTCCTCGGCCACGCTCTGCGCCGGGAACGTGCCGCCGGACAGCAGGCACTGCGTGGTCAGGGCACAGGTGCCGCCGGGGCCGACCTTGTAGATCAGCACCTCGCGCCCGCCCTCGGACATCCGGAAGATGCGCGTGCGGCCTTCCAGGCACATCAGGTAGTTGGCGCACTCGCCATCGAGTTCGTAGGCGATGGCGCCGGCGTCCAGGATCGGGAAATGGACGGTTCCCCGGGCGATCTGCAGTTGCGCCGGGCTGAGCGCTTGAAGCAGCGGAAACCGGTCGATCCAACGTTCGACCTTGTGGGCATCCGTCATGGCGGCACAGTCCCCCGGCCATGACGACGGGCTGATCGTCCGGCTCGCGTTGCGTTTTTCTCCCGCCGCGCCGGACTTGTGTGACCTGGGTCACCGACCGGGTGCAGCGGGCCGGCATAGCATCGCGCCACAACGAACACGATAAGGCGCCCGCCATGTGTGGCGCCGCCGGGAGTGAACCGATGCGCCGCCTCGCCCTCAGCTTCATGCTCGCCGCCCTCGCCGCCGGCCCCGCTGCGGCCGAGCAGGACCTGCTGCTCGGGGCGGACATGTCCTCGCCCGCCATGACCAAGGCCGAGATGAGCCGCGCCGACGTCGAGGCGATAATCAAGGCCGCGGACGGCAAGCCGATCGACCTGCACGACAAGTCCCTCTCCGGGCTCGATCTCTCAGGGCTGAACCTCCGGGGGGTCAACTTACGGACGGCGCGCCTTAACAAGGTCAACCTCCGTGGCGCCGACCTCAGCGGCGCGAATCTCGAACAGGCGTGGTTCCTGAAGGCTGACCTGTCCGGTGCCAAGCTCGCGGACGCGAAGATGTTCGGGATCACCGCCCGGGACGCCAATCTAAGCGGTGCGGACCTCAGCCGGTCCATGCCGATCGGCGACTTCAAAGGCGCCAACATGAGCGGCGCGACACTGGTCGACCTCAAGGGCGGGGCCGACATCAAGAACCAGTCCATGGGTCTGATGCGTGCCGTGTTCACCTCGGTGAACCTCTCCGGCGCGAACCTGAAGGGAGCCAACCTCGGCCGGTCGCGCCTTCAGTATGCCAACCTCAAGGATGCCGACCTCACCGACGTGGTGCTGATGGGCTCGGACCTGTCAGGCGCCAACCTGACCGGGGCTACGGTCACGGGCGCGGACTTCAAGAACGTCGATGTCAGCGGAACCCGGCTCATTGGTCTCAAGGGTCAGTCCGAGGCCAAGGACTGGGCCGAGCGCCTGAACGTAGACCGTGCCGTCACCCAGGCAACTAATTGAGCCGCCCGTTCCGCCTCGACCCATCAAAGGAGATAGCCGATGACCACCCGTCGCTTCCTGCTCGGCGCCCTGGCCGCCGCTCCCCTGATGTTCGGTACCGCTGCGAATGCAGCTGAGGCCGTCTTCACCCCTGACGCCTTCGAAGCGGCCCAGAAGGCGGGCAAGCCGATCCTCGTCCACGTCACAGCGCCGTGGTGCACCGTCTGCGCGGCGCAAAAGCCGATCCTCGCCAAGCTGGAAGCCCAACCCCGGTTCAGGGATCTCCAAGTGTTCGACGTCGACTTCGACAGCCGCAAGGACGTGTTGAAGCGGTTCGGCGTGACGACGCAGAGCACCCTGATCACCTTCAAGGGCGATAAGGAGACGGGGCGCTCGGTCGGTGACACCCAGCCGGAGTGGATCGAGGGCGCCGTCGAGAAGGCGTTGTAGATCGGCCATGGCCACGACGTTCGGCCTCGCGTTCCTGGCCGGCATCCTCTCGGTGCTGTCCCCCTGCGTGTTGCCCTTGCTGCCGCTGGTGCTTGGTGCCGCGGCATCGGAGCACCGGCTCGGCCCCGCCGCCCTCGCCGCCGGCCTCGCGCTGTCCTTCGTGGCCATCGGGCTGGTCGTGGCGACCGTGGGCTTCGCCATCGGCCTCGACGTCGATGTCTTCCGCACCGTCGCGGCCATCATGCTGGTCCTGATCGGGCTTGTCCTGCTGGTTCCGGCCGCCCAGACCCGGCTCGCCGTCGCCGCAGGTCCGGTCAGCAATTGGACTGAGAGCCGTTTCGGCGGTTTCTCGACCGCCGGGCTTCTGGGACAGTTCGGCGTCGGGCTGCTGCTCGGCGCGGTCTGGAGCCCCTGCGTCGGGCCGACCCTGGGCGCCGCGTCCCTCCTCGCCTCGCAGGGGCGGGACCTGGGCACGGTGGCACTTACGATGCTCCTGTTCGGTCTCGGCGCCGCCCTGCCGCTCCTGCTCCTCGGAACGCTCTCGCGCGAGGTGCTGATGCGCTGGCGCGACCGGATGATGGGGCTCGGCAAGGGGCTCAAGGTCGCCCTGGGCGCCATCCTCGTGGCCACCGGCCTGATGATCGCCACGGGCTACGACAAGGCCGCGGAGACCGTCCTGGTCAACGCCTCGCCGGCCTGGCTTACGAACCTGACCACCCGGCTTTGATGGCGGGCACGCCGTAGACACTCTTCGTCAAACCGTGCTTGGGCCGGCAAACGGCGAGCGGCGGTGAGAAGGGTATCGCGGCCGATGGCGGGCGCCGCGCGAACCCTTCTGACGGCTCGCACGTGTCCCTCCGGACGAAGCCATGCCATAGGTATATCCTGAACCGGCCGATGCGCCGGAGCCCGCCGGAATTCGCTTTCCCGCGGCAAGGGAGGAACCGTGCCGAACGTGGGGACTCCTGCAAACGCGGACCTCGCGCGGCTGATCGCGGCCGTGGCCACGGGCGACCGCCTAGCCCTGCGCGCGCTCTATGACGCCGCCGCCCCGAAACTTCTTGGGATCATACTCCGTATCCTGAGGGACAGGGGCGCGGCCGAGGATGCGTTGCAGGAGGTGTTCGTGCGCATATGGCAGCGTGCAGGCACCTATGATCCGAGGACCGGGCCCGCGACCGCATGGCTCGGCGCCATCGCCCGGCACAAGGCCATCGACCGCCTTCGGCAGGATCAGGCCACCCGCCTGACCCAGGCCGACGAGGACTGGTTCGAACGCCTCGCCGATACAAGCGACGGCGAGGCGGACCTCGCCCGCCGTGACGCCCTCGCGCATTGCCTCGAAGCCGTCGAGCCCGCCCAGCGCGACTGCCTCGTCCTCGCCTATTGCGAGGGCTGGTCACGCGAGGAATTGGCGGCACGGCACGACCGCCCCGTCAACACGGTCAAGACGTGGCTGCGCCGCGGCCTCATGAGCCTGCGCGGCTGCCTGGAGGCGACATGAGCGGCGATGTTGGCACGGGCGCCGCGCCCTTCTGGGCGGAGGACCCCAGCGGCGCAGCTGGGGAGTACGTCCTCGGGACCTTAACCGCCGACGAGCGCGCCGCCTTCGCCTCGGCGATGGAGCGGGACGCTTCCCTTCGCGCGGCGGTGGCCGATTGGGAGGCGCGGCTCGCGCCGCTCACGGCGACGGCCCCATCGGTCAAGCCCGCGCCCGACGTATGGGATGCAATCGAGGCCAGGATCGGGACGGCTCGCTCACCTGTGGTCGATGCCGGTGGCGCGACCGTCCGCAGGCTGGAGCGCGGGCTGCGGATCTGGCGGTTTGCCGCGGGGGCTGCGACCGCGCTCGCGGCCGGCCTCGCCCTCTGGCTCGCGGTCGGGCCGCGGCCTTCCGCCACCGACCATCAGTACCTCGCCGTGGTCGACCGCGGCGGCACCCTGCCGGCGCTGATCGTGCGCGTCGATCTCGACGGCGGCACCGTGCAGGTCCGCAGTCTCACGGCGGAGACGCCGCCGGACCGCAGCCTGGAGCTCTGGTTCGTGGGGGCGAATGCTGCGCCGCGCTCACTAGGTCTCGTCACTGACCCGGCGGCACGCCTGCCCGTGCCGGCCGCCCTCCGTGCCGGTGCGGAGGGTGCGACCCTTGCGGTGTCGGTTGAGCCGAAGGGCGGCTCGCCGACCGGTGCGCCGACAGGCCCGGTCGTCTATTCCGGAAAGCTCCTGCGCGAATGAGGCGGGCTCCGGCCTCTGCCGGCGCCCGCCCCCGCGATCAGGGCATCAGCACGCCGCTGACGACGTGGATGACGCCGTTCGACTGCATCACGTTCGGGATGGTCACCGGAACAGTGTTGCCCTTCACGTCGGTGACGTAGACTTTCTTGCCCCTTGCCGAGACGGCGAGCGGCTCGCCCTCGACGGTGGTGAGCTGGTTCTGCCCCTCAGGCTTCTTGGCGAGCGCCATCAGGTCCTTGGCGGTGTAGACGCCCGGAACCACGTGGTAAGTCAGGATCTTCGTCAGCGTCGCCTTGTTCTGCGGCTGCACGAG from Methylobacterium oryzae includes the following:
- the selB gene encoding selenocysteine-specific translation elongation factor; this encodes MIVATAGHIDHGKTALVKALTGIDADRLPEEKARGITLDLGFAYAPRNGRLRVPLGFVDVPGHERLVRTMVAGATGVACALLVVAADDGVMPQTREHVAILDLLGVDRGVVAVTKADRADSDRIAAVTAEIHALLAGTGLAEAPVVACSALTGSGIDDLARLLEAAAASHAPAGADRGFRLAVDRRFTVPGAGLVVTGAVHAGTVRVGDRLLVSPGGREVRVRGVRVHDAVAETARAGERCALNLAGPRLSLDDVGRGTWVLAPDLHGPATRLDVSVRVLPHEGRPLRHRTSVHLHLGAAAVTGRLLLPEARSVEPGATARAVITLDREIGALAGDHFVLRDVSAMRTLGGGRVLDVDGPRRGAWTPERRAVVAALDTVDDGRALRGLLATSGPGVDLARLARLRNLPAATLDALVAEEGAVVAEDGPRLAFQGSRIAALAARVVSELARTHMAQLDNPGLAHDEIASTVEAGERPALPAALDVLVRTERLLRCGALLHLPGHVARLRPADAVVYDTVRAVLEEAGLDQPRLTVLAERLGLQPDELRRLLDKVGRLGWLVRVSKNYYALPEAVSELARIADAVAREHPEGLLTVGRFRETAGIGRNLTMPLLEFFDGRGFTVRIEVGRRIRADWRVLAPSNWHDAAHGGSGLDPAVMPPSA
- a CDS encoding thioredoxin family protein, yielding MTTRRFLLGALAAAPLMFGTAANAAEAVFTPDAFEAAQKAGKPILVHVTAPWCTVCAAQKPILAKLEAQPRFRDLQVFDVDFDSRKDVLKRFGVTTQSTLITFKGDKETGRSVGDTQPEWIEGAVEKAL
- a CDS encoding pentapeptide repeat-containing protein → MRRLALSFMLAALAAGPAAAEQDLLLGADMSSPAMTKAEMSRADVEAIIKAADGKPIDLHDKSLSGLDLSGLNLRGVNLRTARLNKVNLRGADLSGANLEQAWFLKADLSGAKLADAKMFGITARDANLSGADLSRSMPIGDFKGANMSGATLVDLKGGADIKNQSMGLMRAVFTSVNLSGANLKGANLGRSRLQYANLKDADLTDVVLMGSDLSGANLTGATVTGADFKNVDVSGTRLIGLKGQSEAKDWAERLNVDRAVTQATN
- a CDS encoding outer membrane protein, with protein sequence MIKNLLGILVASTALTGAASAADLPRRAAPPPVFTPVPVFTWTGAYFGINAGYAYTESDTIRTVGIGALQSNVNNLLRSPAVRLPQDGFSAGGQVGYNYQFTPGSGIVVGIEADAQYMDLQRTGVQSIFRPAFNPNVLTNTYRTDLSFLGTVRGRVGYAFDRVFVYGTGGFAYGDVTQRVGFQTAAPLTYFGSRSRMDTGYAYGGGIEYALPTDSFLNFFRSNAVTIKAEYLRYDLGSHNLLVGSVGGPGIGYISRFRTEGAIARAGLNFKFGSY
- a CDS encoding fasciclin domain-containing protein encodes the protein MSKTLLSLALGLSLVAAPALAKNPMVGGAPMYAQKTIVENAVNSKDHTTLVAAVKAAGLVDTLNGPGPFTVFAPTNAAFAKLPPGTVENLVQPQNKATLTKILTYHVVPGVYTAKDLMALAKKPEGQNQLTTVEGEPLAVSARGKKVYVTDVKGNTVPVTIPNVMQSNGVIHVVSGVLMP
- a CDS encoding Crp/Fnr family transcriptional regulator — translated: MTDAHKVERWIDRFPLLQALSPAQLQIARGTVHFPILDAGAIAYELDGECANYLMCLEGRTRIFRMSEGGREVLIYKVGPGGTCALTTQCLLSGGTFPAQSVAEEKTELAALPVGTFQHLMGESAAFRNFVMDDYTRLMSGLFTLIDEVAFAPLKQRLAQRLLAEADPRGVAAVTHQKLADDVGSVREVVSRILGQWAETGLIELRRGAIEIVDRASLAAAGRH
- a CDS encoding MarR family winged helix-turn-helix transcriptional regulator; its protein translation is MATSTKQPGLRLDDQLCFALYAATNSVVRAYRPLLGELGLTYPQYLVMLALWQDGVTAVHDLATRLQLTSSAITPLVDRLEAAGFVTRARADDRRVVLVALTETGRSLEVRVSEAQQAVVCRTGLGDRDLADLRQELKELADRVAATGMARDDNPD
- a CDS encoding cytochrome c biogenesis CcdA family protein → MATTFGLAFLAGILSVLSPCVLPLLPLVLGAAASEHRLGPAALAAGLALSFVAIGLVVATVGFAIGLDVDVFRTVAAIMLVLIGLVLLVPAAQTRLAVAAGPVSNWTESRFGGFSTAGLLGQFGVGLLLGAVWSPCVGPTLGAASLLASQGRDLGTVALTMLLFGLGAALPLLLLGTLSREVLMRWRDRMMGLGKGLKVALGAILVATGLMIATGYDKAAETVLVNASPAWLTNLTTRL
- a CDS encoding anti-sigma factor; translation: MSGDVGTGAAPFWAEDPSGAAGEYVLGTLTADERAAFASAMERDASLRAAVADWEARLAPLTATAPSVKPAPDVWDAIEARIGTARSPVVDAGGATVRRLERGLRIWRFAAGAATALAAGLALWLAVGPRPSATDHQYLAVVDRGGTLPALIVRVDLDGGTVQVRSLTAETPPDRSLELWFVGANAAPRSLGLVTDPAARLPVPAALRAGAEGATLAVSVEPKGGSPTGAPTGPVVYSGKLLRE
- a CDS encoding sigma-70 family RNA polymerase sigma factor; translated protein: MPNVGTPANADLARLIAAVATGDRLALRALYDAAAPKLLGIILRILRDRGAAEDALQEVFVRIWQRAGTYDPRTGPATAWLGAIARHKAIDRLRQDQATRLTQADEDWFERLADTSDGEADLARRDALAHCLEAVEPAQRDCLVLAYCEGWSREELAARHDRPVNTVKTWLRRGLMSLRGCLEAT